One Amaranthus tricolor cultivar Red isolate AtriRed21 chromosome 1, ASM2621246v1, whole genome shotgun sequence DNA window includes the following coding sequences:
- the LOC130821543 gene encoding uncharacterized protein LOC130821543 isoform X1, whose product MNTPEFDFDSPVIKALGSLFKLTEVYLRDDGCSKDDIRQASSFPKHIRFTYDDDDDDGDDYDANVISKDNSSSNTSVETSEESVIMEDADLSQEMSALGLPLSFQTSKQSSAQTKGKHKATQLKNQISPSKFRDQVLISAKLSEEGLSYVEFQDKTNDSSSLSLLVPDELSCLSSDVSDGSVKSSNVCDGSKPAYMADETDYCGCEKQKRENVPINILDEALTDDLLGTDFQMENKLMSTAATLVLSESSTSSGHILLDGYVEEHPKSRGLMEHVDIKDTEMGNGTQLDDFDRAICTEQIDDMPIQYEMVLDHDVNDIISSSVCGEWSAFWDSFYMRYYFYNSKTHESTWNPPPGMENCVQGDISNVNNISNTVNEQFNRHELVDKTGTNGQTGVQVWRAQELTSEDLSSCSAVISDISCAIDANDHHVHDGECQNGLIMASSPSTISHQHPGNGREREDSYSMCNGKFLSKDSDSIESPRENAGKNFNGNVIAQLSDTTLSSAVEAVCDYPIDNFQMEESESVFNCFSLQDTPATTKRKKKRKNRRKKSFNKNIGHEFQPIEDYYVDISKYWSQRYLLFSKFDNGIQMDEEGWFSVTPEAIARHHASRSGGGVVIDCFAGVGGNVIQFAKTSKHVIAVDIDSKKIDYAHQNAAIYGVEDKIEFVNGDCFYLAPNLKADTVFLSPPWGGPDYLKVKSYDISMLQPHDGKYLFNTFKTTASLIIMFLPRNVNIVQLAELSLSSDAPWSLEVEKNFLNGKLKAVTAYFSKTS is encoded by the exons ATGAATACTCCCGAATTTGACTTTGATTCGCCTGTTATTAAAGCTCTTGGTTCTCTTTTCAAGCTAACTGAAGTATATTTACG TGATGATGGTTGTTCAAAGGATGACATTCGACAAGCTTCTTCATTTCCTAAACATATC AGATTTACATATGACGATGACGACGACGACGGCGATGATTACGATGCCAACGTTATTTCTAAGGATAATAGCAGCTCGAATACGAGTGTTGAGACCTCGG AAGAGAGTGTTATAATGGAGGATGCTGATCTCTCTCAGGAGATGAGTGCACTTGGGCTCCCACTTTCGTTCCAAACTAGCAAGCAA AGCAGTGCACAAACTAAGGGAAAACACAAAGCAACCCagcttaaaaatcaaattagtcCGAGTAAATTCAGGGATCAAGTGCTGATTTCTGCCAAATTGAGTGAAGAGGGCTTATCTTATGTGGAATTTCAAGATAAAACAAATGATTCATCGTCCTTATCTTTGCTGGTTCCAGATGAACTTTCTTGCTTGAGCTCTGATGTTAGTGATGGTTCTGTTAAATCGTCCAATGTTTGTGATGGGTCAAAACCTGCTTATATGGCTGATGAAACTGACTATTGTGGTTGTGAGAAACAGAAACGTGAGAATGTACCAATAAATATATTAGACGAAGCACTCACTGATGACCTGTTGGGGACTGATTTTCAGATGGAAAATAAGTTAATGTCAACTGCTGCCACATTGGTTTTATCGGAGAGCAGTACATCGAGTGGACACATTTTACTTGATGGTTATGTTGAGGAACACCCAAAGAGTAGAGGTTTAATGGAACATGTTGATATAAAAGACACTGAAATGGGTAATGGAACACAACTGGACGACTTTGACCGCGCTATCTGTACTGAACAGATTGATGACATGCCTATACAATACGAGATGGTTCTTGACCATGATGTTAATGACATCATCTCTTCTAGTGTTTGTGGTGAATGGAGTGCGTTCTGGGATTCGTTCTATATGAGATATTACTTTTATAACTCCAAAACCCATGAATCCACTTGGAATCCACCCCCTGGCATGGAAAACTGTGTTCAGGGTGACATCTCTAATGTAAATAACATATCAAATACAGTTAATGAACAATTCAATAGACATGAGTTGGTTGATAAAACAGGAACAAATGGACAGACTGGGGTACAAGTATGGAGAGCTCAAGAGTTAACATCTGAAGATCTATCATCTTGTTCGGCTGTGATTTCCGATATATCTTGTGCTATAGATGCAAACGATCATCATGTGCATGATGGAGAGTGTCAGAATGGACTTATAATGGCTTCTTCACCATCTACCATCAGCCATCAGCATCCTGGAAATGGCAGAGAGCGAGAAGACTCTTATAGCATGTGCAATGGCAAGTTTCTATCAAAAGATTCAGACTCTATTGAAAGTCCTCGTGAGAATGCTGGTAAAAACTTCAATGGCAATGTCATAGCCCAGCTGTCAGATACAACCTTGAGCAGTGCAGTTGAAGCAGTATGTGATTACCCCATCGATAACTTTCAGATGGAAGAATCGGAGTCCGTTTTCAATTGTTTTAGCTTGCAAGATACACCTGCTACTACCAAacgaaagaaaaaaagaaaaaacaggAGGAAAAAGTCTTTCAACAAGAATATCGGTCATGAGTTTCAACCAATTGAAGATTACTACGTTGATATATCTAAATATTGGTCTCAAAGGTATcttttattttccaaatttgaTAATGGTATACAAATGGATGAAGAAGGGTGGTTTTCTGTCACTCCAGAAGCTATAGCCAGACATCACGCTTCTCGTTCTGGTGGTGGCGTTGTGATTGACTGCTTTGCTGGAGTTGGTGGCAATGTAATACAATTTGCAAAGACGAGTAAGCACGTAATTGCTGTTGATATAGATTCGAAGAAAATTGATTATGCTCATCAAAATGCAGCTATTTATGGGGTTGAAGACAAAATTGAATTTGTCAATGGAGATTGTTTTTATCTGGCCCCAAATTTGAAGGCTGACACAGTCTTTCTATCACCTCCTTGGGGAGGGCCCGATTATCTCAAAGTGAAGTCTTACGACATAAGTATGCTTCAGCCACACGATGGGAAGTATCTTTTTAATACTTTTAAGACAACTGCCTCGCTTATTATCATGTTCTTGCCTAGAAATGTCAACATTGTTCAACTGGCGGAACTTTCTTTATCTTCCGATGCTCCATGGTCTCTGGAAGTGGAGAAAAATTTCTTGAATGGTAAATTAAAAGCTGTCACTGCTTACTTCAGCAAGACTAGTTGA
- the LOC130821543 gene encoding uncharacterized protein LOC130821543 isoform X2 has translation MEDADLSQEMSALGLPLSFQTSKQSSAQTKGKHKATQLKNQISPSKFRDQVLISAKLSEEGLSYVEFQDKTNDSSSLSLLVPDELSCLSSDVSDGSVKSSNVCDGSKPAYMADETDYCGCEKQKRENVPINILDEALTDDLLGTDFQMENKLMSTAATLVLSESSTSSGHILLDGYVEEHPKSRGLMEHVDIKDTEMGNGTQLDDFDRAICTEQIDDMPIQYEMVLDHDVNDIISSSVCGEWSAFWDSFYMRYYFYNSKTHESTWNPPPGMENCVQGDISNVNNISNTVNEQFNRHELVDKTGTNGQTGVQVWRAQELTSEDLSSCSAVISDISCAIDANDHHVHDGECQNGLIMASSPSTISHQHPGNGREREDSYSMCNGKFLSKDSDSIESPRENAGKNFNGNVIAQLSDTTLSSAVEAVCDYPIDNFQMEESESVFNCFSLQDTPATTKRKKKRKNRRKKSFNKNIGHEFQPIEDYYVDISKYWSQRYLLFSKFDNGIQMDEEGWFSVTPEAIARHHASRSGGGVVIDCFAGVGGNVIQFAKTSKHVIAVDIDSKKIDYAHQNAAIYGVEDKIEFVNGDCFYLAPNLKADTVFLSPPWGGPDYLKVKSYDISMLQPHDGKYLFNTFKTTASLIIMFLPRNVNIVQLAELSLSSDAPWSLEVEKNFLNGKLKAVTAYFSKTS, from the exons ATGGAGGATGCTGATCTCTCTCAGGAGATGAGTGCACTTGGGCTCCCACTTTCGTTCCAAACTAGCAAGCAA AGCAGTGCACAAACTAAGGGAAAACACAAAGCAACCCagcttaaaaatcaaattagtcCGAGTAAATTCAGGGATCAAGTGCTGATTTCTGCCAAATTGAGTGAAGAGGGCTTATCTTATGTGGAATTTCAAGATAAAACAAATGATTCATCGTCCTTATCTTTGCTGGTTCCAGATGAACTTTCTTGCTTGAGCTCTGATGTTAGTGATGGTTCTGTTAAATCGTCCAATGTTTGTGATGGGTCAAAACCTGCTTATATGGCTGATGAAACTGACTATTGTGGTTGTGAGAAACAGAAACGTGAGAATGTACCAATAAATATATTAGACGAAGCACTCACTGATGACCTGTTGGGGACTGATTTTCAGATGGAAAATAAGTTAATGTCAACTGCTGCCACATTGGTTTTATCGGAGAGCAGTACATCGAGTGGACACATTTTACTTGATGGTTATGTTGAGGAACACCCAAAGAGTAGAGGTTTAATGGAACATGTTGATATAAAAGACACTGAAATGGGTAATGGAACACAACTGGACGACTTTGACCGCGCTATCTGTACTGAACAGATTGATGACATGCCTATACAATACGAGATGGTTCTTGACCATGATGTTAATGACATCATCTCTTCTAGTGTTTGTGGTGAATGGAGTGCGTTCTGGGATTCGTTCTATATGAGATATTACTTTTATAACTCCAAAACCCATGAATCCACTTGGAATCCACCCCCTGGCATGGAAAACTGTGTTCAGGGTGACATCTCTAATGTAAATAACATATCAAATACAGTTAATGAACAATTCAATAGACATGAGTTGGTTGATAAAACAGGAACAAATGGACAGACTGGGGTACAAGTATGGAGAGCTCAAGAGTTAACATCTGAAGATCTATCATCTTGTTCGGCTGTGATTTCCGATATATCTTGTGCTATAGATGCAAACGATCATCATGTGCATGATGGAGAGTGTCAGAATGGACTTATAATGGCTTCTTCACCATCTACCATCAGCCATCAGCATCCTGGAAATGGCAGAGAGCGAGAAGACTCTTATAGCATGTGCAATGGCAAGTTTCTATCAAAAGATTCAGACTCTATTGAAAGTCCTCGTGAGAATGCTGGTAAAAACTTCAATGGCAATGTCATAGCCCAGCTGTCAGATACAACCTTGAGCAGTGCAGTTGAAGCAGTATGTGATTACCCCATCGATAACTTTCAGATGGAAGAATCGGAGTCCGTTTTCAATTGTTTTAGCTTGCAAGATACACCTGCTACTACCAAacgaaagaaaaaaagaaaaaacaggAGGAAAAAGTCTTTCAACAAGAATATCGGTCATGAGTTTCAACCAATTGAAGATTACTACGTTGATATATCTAAATATTGGTCTCAAAGGTATcttttattttccaaatttgaTAATGGTATACAAATGGATGAAGAAGGGTGGTTTTCTGTCACTCCAGAAGCTATAGCCAGACATCACGCTTCTCGTTCTGGTGGTGGCGTTGTGATTGACTGCTTTGCTGGAGTTGGTGGCAATGTAATACAATTTGCAAAGACGAGTAAGCACGTAATTGCTGTTGATATAGATTCGAAGAAAATTGATTATGCTCATCAAAATGCAGCTATTTATGGGGTTGAAGACAAAATTGAATTTGTCAATGGAGATTGTTTTTATCTGGCCCCAAATTTGAAGGCTGACACAGTCTTTCTATCACCTCCTTGGGGAGGGCCCGATTATCTCAAAGTGAAGTCTTACGACATAAGTATGCTTCAGCCACACGATGGGAAGTATCTTTTTAATACTTTTAAGACAACTGCCTCGCTTATTATCATGTTCTTGCCTAGAAATGTCAACATTGTTCAACTGGCGGAACTTTCTTTATCTTCCGATGCTCCATGGTCTCTGGAAGTGGAGAAAAATTTCTTGAATGGTAAATTAAAAGCTGTCACTGCTTACTTCAGCAAGACTAGTTGA
- the LOC130821543 gene encoding uncharacterized protein LOC130821543 isoform X3 has translation MADETDYCGCEKQKRENVPINILDEALTDDLLGTDFQMENKLMSTAATLVLSESSTSSGHILLDGYVEEHPKSRGLMEHVDIKDTEMGNGTQLDDFDRAICTEQIDDMPIQYEMVLDHDVNDIISSSVCGEWSAFWDSFYMRYYFYNSKTHESTWNPPPGMENCVQGDISNVNNISNTVNEQFNRHELVDKTGTNGQTGVQVWRAQELTSEDLSSCSAVISDISCAIDANDHHVHDGECQNGLIMASSPSTISHQHPGNGREREDSYSMCNGKFLSKDSDSIESPRENAGKNFNGNVIAQLSDTTLSSAVEAVCDYPIDNFQMEESESVFNCFSLQDTPATTKRKKKRKNRRKKSFNKNIGHEFQPIEDYYVDISKYWSQRYLLFSKFDNGIQMDEEGWFSVTPEAIARHHASRSGGGVVIDCFAGVGGNVIQFAKTSKHVIAVDIDSKKIDYAHQNAAIYGVEDKIEFVNGDCFYLAPNLKADTVFLSPPWGGPDYLKVKSYDISMLQPHDGKYLFNTFKTTASLIIMFLPRNVNIVQLAELSLSSDAPWSLEVEKNFLNGKLKAVTAYFSKTS, from the coding sequence ATGGCTGATGAAACTGACTATTGTGGTTGTGAGAAACAGAAACGTGAGAATGTACCAATAAATATATTAGACGAAGCACTCACTGATGACCTGTTGGGGACTGATTTTCAGATGGAAAATAAGTTAATGTCAACTGCTGCCACATTGGTTTTATCGGAGAGCAGTACATCGAGTGGACACATTTTACTTGATGGTTATGTTGAGGAACACCCAAAGAGTAGAGGTTTAATGGAACATGTTGATATAAAAGACACTGAAATGGGTAATGGAACACAACTGGACGACTTTGACCGCGCTATCTGTACTGAACAGATTGATGACATGCCTATACAATACGAGATGGTTCTTGACCATGATGTTAATGACATCATCTCTTCTAGTGTTTGTGGTGAATGGAGTGCGTTCTGGGATTCGTTCTATATGAGATATTACTTTTATAACTCCAAAACCCATGAATCCACTTGGAATCCACCCCCTGGCATGGAAAACTGTGTTCAGGGTGACATCTCTAATGTAAATAACATATCAAATACAGTTAATGAACAATTCAATAGACATGAGTTGGTTGATAAAACAGGAACAAATGGACAGACTGGGGTACAAGTATGGAGAGCTCAAGAGTTAACATCTGAAGATCTATCATCTTGTTCGGCTGTGATTTCCGATATATCTTGTGCTATAGATGCAAACGATCATCATGTGCATGATGGAGAGTGTCAGAATGGACTTATAATGGCTTCTTCACCATCTACCATCAGCCATCAGCATCCTGGAAATGGCAGAGAGCGAGAAGACTCTTATAGCATGTGCAATGGCAAGTTTCTATCAAAAGATTCAGACTCTATTGAAAGTCCTCGTGAGAATGCTGGTAAAAACTTCAATGGCAATGTCATAGCCCAGCTGTCAGATACAACCTTGAGCAGTGCAGTTGAAGCAGTATGTGATTACCCCATCGATAACTTTCAGATGGAAGAATCGGAGTCCGTTTTCAATTGTTTTAGCTTGCAAGATACACCTGCTACTACCAAacgaaagaaaaaaagaaaaaacaggAGGAAAAAGTCTTTCAACAAGAATATCGGTCATGAGTTTCAACCAATTGAAGATTACTACGTTGATATATCTAAATATTGGTCTCAAAGGTATcttttattttccaaatttgaTAATGGTATACAAATGGATGAAGAAGGGTGGTTTTCTGTCACTCCAGAAGCTATAGCCAGACATCACGCTTCTCGTTCTGGTGGTGGCGTTGTGATTGACTGCTTTGCTGGAGTTGGTGGCAATGTAATACAATTTGCAAAGACGAGTAAGCACGTAATTGCTGTTGATATAGATTCGAAGAAAATTGATTATGCTCATCAAAATGCAGCTATTTATGGGGTTGAAGACAAAATTGAATTTGTCAATGGAGATTGTTTTTATCTGGCCCCAAATTTGAAGGCTGACACAGTCTTTCTATCACCTCCTTGGGGAGGGCCCGATTATCTCAAAGTGAAGTCTTACGACATAAGTATGCTTCAGCCACACGATGGGAAGTATCTTTTTAATACTTTTAAGACAACTGCCTCGCTTATTATCATGTTCTTGCCTAGAAATGTCAACATTGTTCAACTGGCGGAACTTTCTTTATCTTCCGATGCTCCATGGTCTCTGGAAGTGGAGAAAAATTTCTTGAATGGTAAATTAAAAGCTGTCACTGCTTACTTCAGCAAGACTAGTTGA